A region of Salvia splendens isolate huo1 chromosome 17, SspV2, whole genome shotgun sequence DNA encodes the following proteins:
- the LOC121774439 gene encoding uncharacterized protein LOC121774439, with the protein MCFTTEFPPEPAANASAAVKETYRKWCKANEMAKCYMLASMSTVLQHQHQGMNTATEIMNNLNNLFGTQNRAAKSLAFRSIMTKSLPASYQQFKLNFEMNKRAYTLAELLTELQSAEDLMVQTKAAMMSSRSSSSGSKPGKRKKKAQNVVALKTAKGKKKWVNTNKKQSGKCFKCGEKGHWKPDCPKKANGSGNKTVE; encoded by the exons ATGTGCTTCACTACTGAATTTCCACCTGAACCTGCTGCAAATGCTTCTGCAGCAGTGAAAGAAACATACAGAAAGTGGTGTAAAGCCAATGAGATGgcgaagtgctacatgttggcttctatgtcaacAGTACTTCAACATCAGCATCAAGGCATGAACACTGCTACTGAGATTATGAACAATCTTAATAACCTTTTTGGTACCCAGAATCGAGCGGCTAAATCTTTAGCCTTTCGGAGCATCATGACTAAG AGTTTACCGGCTAGCtatcagcagttcaagctcaatttcgagatgaacaagaGGGCTTACACCCTAGCTGAACTGTTGACTGAGTTGCAGTCAGCGGAGGATCTTATGGTCCAGACAAAGGCTGCTATGATGAGTTCTAGGTCGTCTTCCTCAGGCTCTAAGCCAGgtaagaggaagaagaaagccCAGAATGTTGTAGCACTAAAGACAGCTAAGGGAAAAAAGAAATGGGTGAACACGAACAAGAAGCAAAGTGGCAAGTGTTTCAAATGCGgcgaaaaggggcattggaagccggattgtcctaaaaaggccAATGgctcag GTAACAAGACAGTTGAATGA